Proteins found in one Zea mays cultivar B73 chromosome 1, Zm-B73-REFERENCE-NAM-5.0, whole genome shotgun sequence genomic segment:
- the LOC100384367 gene encoding uncharacterized protein LOC100384367 gives MLLRALPFFPSPCARRGSLLHCSSPRGSHGVLLSAERLFPTMPSNPVFLCSRGPRPCFPSLAELAGRPLAPVPSLSSPWRLSAMVLCIPSSRARAASCSSVLRLKLARRAHLSVSPTLAIVSCLVAPCSAVVF, from the coding sequence ATGTTACTGCGCGCTCTACCTTTCTTCCCATCTCCCTGCGCTCGCCGCGGCTCCCTGCTGCACTGCAGCTCGCCGCGCGGCTCTCATGGCGTGCTCCTCTCTGCCGAGCGGCTCTTCCCCACGATGCCGTCGAATCCCGTCTTCCTCTGCTCGCGCGGGCCGCGCCCCTGCTTCCCCTCCTTAGCCGAGCTCGCCGGCCGGCCGCTCGCCCCTGTGCCTTCGCTCAGCTCGCCATGGAGGTTGTCCGCCATGGTACTCTGCATCCCGAGCTCCCGTGCTCGCGCGGCTTCCTGCTCGTCGGTGCTTAGACTGAAGCTCGCCCGGCGCGCCCATCTCTCTGTCTCCCCAACGCTCGCCATCGTCTCCTGTCTGGTCGCGCCCTGCTCCGCCGTCGTGTTCTAG